CAATTCGCAGTGACAATGGCACAAAATTCAAGAATACTCATTTTGAAACCTTTTGTGCTTCTTTAGGCTTTGAGCACcagttttccttttcttatgtcccttagcagaatggtgttgttgagcgcaagaatcggacccttgttgagatggccaggacgatgctcgatgagcataggactcctaggagaTATTGGGCCGAAGCGATCAACACCACATGCCATGTTTCAAATCGTATTTTCCTTGGAGCTTTCATGAAGAAAACTTCTTATGAGTTGCGATTCGGACGACCACCCAAGGTAAGCCACTTTAGAGTATTTGGATGCAAGTGCTTCATTCTGAAACAAGGTAATTTGGACAAGTTCGAGTCTAGGTCTTCCGACGgtatttttcttggttatgcttctCATTCTCATGCATATCGTGTTCTTAACCTTGAAACTAACCGAGTTGTGGAGACCTGTGAGGTCACTTTCGACGAGACCATGCCTTGTTCTATTCCTATCTTTGAAAGTGCAGGTGATTAGGAGATCGGTGAGAGCATCTTTGTTGAGGAGAATGAGGAAGATGCTGATTGGAGAGATGCCGAGCTGACCTCTTCGGCTGCTCTAGTCGAGTCTGCGACGACTACTTTGGCTCACGGTCCCGACCCGTCTTCTTCCACTACTTGGGGTCCACACGAGCCGCCTCCTCAGCCTACGCCGGCTACACCTAAGGAGGCCCTAGTTGCTGTGGAGGGGGAGGTGACTTCTTTGAGAGAAGCACCTCAGCACATTCAACGTCGCCACCTgcctcagaccatgatcggcaACATCGACCAAAGGGTCACATCAGATCTCACACTTCTCTCATTCTTCTTttgtagcttcttttgagcctcgagatattggacacgcactatctaatgccgattgggtcaatgctatgcacgaggagttagagaactttgagcggaaccaagtgtgggttttagtttcacctccaccagagtgccaccccataggtacaaagtgggtttacaagaacaggcagagtgaggatggggtggtagtgagaaacaaggcgagattagtggctcagggtttttgccaaaaagagggaatagactatgaagaaacctttgctcctgttgcccatctagaagccattaggatccTTTTAGCATTTGtagcttcgaaagggttcaagctgtatcaaatggatgtgaagagtgccttcttgaatgggtacatagaggaagaggtttatgtgaggcaaccccctggctttgaaaatcttaagtaccccaaccatgtttttaaactccacaaagccttgtatggtttgaaacaagccccgagagcctggtatgagcgtttgaaagctttcttgcttgataagggttttaggatgggttccatagataagactttgttcctcctcaagcaaggcacataCATCATTTTGGTTTAGATATACGTGGATGAcataatctttggtggctcttctcatgctcttgttgccaagttttcaaatactatgagcagggaatttgagatgagcatgatgggcgaattgactttcttcctcggGCTGCTTATCAAGCAAACTCGCGAGGGGATGTTCATGCACCAAGGCAcgtacaccaaggacgtgctcaagaaatttgatatgggtgaggccaagcctctttcaacacccatgtcaaccacgacggccctagatgaggacaaggagggagaagccaTGGACCAGAAAGAATACAGAAGCATGATTgggtccctgctgtacctaacggTGATGATACCAGACATCCAGTTTGCAGTCTACTTGTGCGCACGCTTTCAGTCTTCGCCGTGAACATCTCATcatcaagccatcaagcggatcctcaggtaccttcaattcacacccgagtttggtctttggttttcggcctcctcctctcttactctttgtgggtattctgatgcggattatgctggttgtcgtgttgagaggaagtccacttcggggacttgtcagtttcttggatcttctcttatgTCTTGGTCTTCTCACAAGCAGTCTAGTgtcgcccaatccaccacagaagctgagtatgttgctgctactgcttgttgttcccagttgctttggatgatagctactctaagagactttgggttagagtttaggcgagtgcctttgttttgtgacagcaccagtgccataagtgtagcaaaaaacccagtccttcactcaaagacaaagcacatagaagtttgctttcacttcttgcgtgaccactatgagaaaggtgatatcgatctgcaccacattgatacccaaaaccagctcgtagatatcttcaccaaaccacttgaccaagcccagtttactcgcttgcgaggggagcttggagtttgtttccctttttagaggaggggaactttggttgttgtattctagttttgcttttctttgtagtttagcctttgtttttgtttttatatcatacttgcatatcatatcatcatgtatcatattgcatcctgagcttcatccttatagtagctagattgacactatgctcttgttggggatgttatggatatacatgatgtgcttttggcttaggcttctttttgatcaattgatgcatgttatgagctaagcttgttttccaaactgtgaacttgattaaaacttgttgaaacatgaaatgtgttcaccactacttgtggcaactagcatgtgtagaatgtgtcaAGATCCTTTTTGCttcatatatatgcttagttACTATGGCTCAtaccttgagttacacacttgcttgagaaacttgaatttgtgctaaaacttgaaaaacaaactaagtgatttgaaaagattgggatgggtctgtactatcctatgtcagagtatcgagacaactccaaattgcacttattggtgaacttgagctctgtaatggataccgagatcattgtattaagcttctgattgcctttggcataggcttgacatggtcgctaagtcaggttttgatggcatagataacctcccgcacacacttgtctgacaaactttggtaataagtTGCATAACTtcgataaatttcaattggtatctaaaatttgatcaagCCACATGTTTttctcatgacatgatgtgtgaactttgtttggggtagttcactttgcatacatgtgtagcacaaggtcgatctcctgtctatttttgctatgtggtcctttggtggtgaaccctcttttaaaattgctcaaacttgatcaaagttgcttaaatgccatattttgtctcatttggtcaccttgagcatttgctagcacttgtatgtgttgctatatatacatgataGCATCAACTAGAGCGTCCTTTCAATCTACttgctataatcttgaagcttctgcatttgtgcatttctgcattcatagcttgttttgagggggagttgcaatccttgggctctaacttgataagtgcatgtgtcaacaagggggagaagtttccacactcacaatgacaCAAGGGGAGAAATATTCAGAAAAGGGGAAGAAACTTCCAATTCCACCCAAAGTTGAGAGAtgtgcattcatttgagagagattgcacttgtttagggggagctaagattgcacttgttcagggggagttgcatttgagttgttttgctagatgtgttcaGCCTTTGCCTCTTATGGAGGGTCTAGTAGTTTTTTGGCTTTTTGAGCtctgctagtggtgttgagcccattgcctcttcttgagggttagctttgttttacttggttgcatcaagccgttgcccatgtctttggggaccaagttttgctcattttcaaaAGATCCGGTTCTTGGCTTtcctttggcttttggtcatttgggtgagttctttgttttctcttcttcttttttttcttttgctcaagctgttcatgtattggtgttgacaatgcactcatcaagggggagattgcgaacacaaggttgacaagtacccttgtgtgttcgttttgtgttgagtgattgtcaatatgatccacgaagtgggttgagtggtgactaaccctaccatggcgaaagctatgtgtgcgacacgTCTTTTgccttgtgttgtgcaggtgtggagctcggatgtggtggtcgatggcgaggtgaaggtcaaggaggatgtGCCGTGCCGacggaccgggagcggtgaaggacggacgtgaggcttggactgagggacccagaggccgggtgatatgaacccgctagggtttgttcctgatctttcgatgagagatgtgggataactcgattgatgggtggagacgatgttcacggcccgactacagccttccaagctgcgccttagcaaccgatacaccacctccaatggctaccgcaatcttgtggagcgcgtcacccggccactagggcactcgtcctgcaagcaatcgaagaactagcaagaacatgtATAGCAAGTACtaaattactagatgtagatgaaagtttcaaactcaatctcaattaaggtggggttccaaagacaagaagacgggcggctaATCCAacacgcgcgcttacaagcaagtagcgagagctaaacttgatctaaacaaaacccgcctattcttggtggtggctaaggagtatatgaaggtggaaggacagccaggggggtgttggggttgttctccaaccctaggacgcatccctaatggacccaacttgatacacggcccattggaccaaactaaggtgacgcagcacctttggacagacaagctctcagtcataattcagtcattgcggctgcctcaaaatagatatggacttgattctagatccatatgaaaatagacttcataaggattccatgaagtacttgaacgccccaatccgagttcgtatgcgaccgtggtgaccatcacaagttggagctgtcctggagtccgaattcagcctccatgaatccttgtccctttcagTCCTCTCCTTGGTTCCTAAcaaaaacaagagtgcacgcgtctccatggtctaaatatgatggacaggtactcaagagtgaacttacttgatgattaatgtgacgagcacgggcgcgagtaataggaccagaaactggtactcgtgtcggtgtggatgtatcgttggtgttgatgtcctcatcatcctccccttcttgcatttgagtcgtcctcgactcaagctcgtcttcttctcccaaatatggctccaaatctacaatgttaaatgtggAACTAACCCTAAATTCTGCAGGCAGATCgagtttatatgcattatcattaattttctctaacactttaaatggtccatcaaccctaggcatcaatttagactttctgAAATTAGGGAACCTATCCTttctcaagtgcaaccaaactaaatctccaggttcaaataTTAGTTCCTTTCTATCTTTATCACTAGCAAatgttttctttagttgtttcatgcagttttaacatcaattcagcacgcttagtagcatcaaaatttagtttttcagaagatggcaaaggcatcaaatcaataggagcacgaggcaagaaaccatagacaatctgaaatgggcacatctttgtagtagaatgcagcgaacg
This DNA window, taken from Miscanthus floridulus cultivar M001 chromosome 13, ASM1932011v1, whole genome shotgun sequence, encodes the following:
- the LOC136501979 gene encoding uncharacterized mitochondrial protein AtMg00810-like, which gives rise to MGELTFFLGLLIKQTREGMFMHQGTYTKDVLKKFDMGEAKPLSTPMSTTTALDEDKEGEAMDQKEYRSMIGSLLYLTVMIPDIQFAVYLCARFQSSP